The Pelecanus crispus isolate bPelCri1 chromosome 7, bPelCri1.pri, whole genome shotgun sequence genome includes a window with the following:
- the POLR2M gene encoding protein GRINL1A, whose protein sequence is MLRRQERLLADRKFIARLPDKGKKISNFAEKLTLAILQEEELARTAELLSAVRLEFQVKQEEINTSKQQVILNKDTINCGDSSVFNENSNIKEVSEISSQRQEGECIEQDATNTALENQRTWRKSDKVKTVTKDQNLFCEVVSTSATSSHLKNDQQVSQSNAEDGTESTAALDNSKDTLVDAFQKVTIVDGDNSEKVLEKEQNVAKCKGNIFGSLHHKTPHYIEVLESRAKNPVIKKSKFKTNVLSGEQSGSSHGSSSSQSPGGFGSLISTEERRFRDKKHLNDITAARLPPLHHSPAKLLSIEESIAIQIQQKEAYEEMQAKLAAQKLAERLNIKMLRFEPEGEASMQYREVRDEDYFSAED, encoded by the exons ATGCTGAGGCGTCAGGAGCGGCTGCTGGCAGACCG gAAATTCATTGCTAGGCTTCCAGATAAGGGTAAGAAGATCTCCAATTTTGCTGAAAAGCTGACGCTTGCCATTTTACAAGAGGAAGAATTAGCAAGGACAGCTGAGCTGTTATCTGCTGTCAGGTTGGAGTTTCAGGTGAAACAGGAGGAGATTAATACAAGCAAACAGCAAGTTATCCTAAACAAGGACACAATAAACTGTGGAGATTCTTCAGTCTTCAATGAAAACTCTAATATTAAAGAAGTTTCTGAGATTTCTTCCcaaaggcaggagggagaatGTATTGAGCAAGATGCCACAAATACAGCTCTGGAAAATCAAAGGACTTGGAGAAAAAGTGATAAAGTAAAGACTGTTACGAAAGATCAGAATCTTTTTTGTGAAGTTGTCTCCACGTCAGCCACAAGCAGTCATCTGAAAAATGATCAGCAGGTATCTCAGAGCAATGCTGAGGATGGTACAGAAAGTACAGCTGCTCTGGACAACAGTAAAGACACATTGGTTGATGCCTTTCAAAAAGTTACAATTGTAGATGGGGATAATAGTGAAAAAGTAttagaaaaagagcagaatgtGGCTAAATGTAAGGGCAATATCTTCGGAAGCCTGCACCACAAGACACCACATTATATTGAAGTTCTAGAGTCTAGAGCCAAGAACCCAGtcataaaaaaaagcaaatttaaaacaaatgt ATTATCAGGAGAGCAAAGTGGATCATCGCATGGTTCCTCATCCAGTCAATCACCTGGGGGATTTGGCTCTCTAATTTCTACTGAAGAAAGACGATTTAGAGATAAGAAACATTTGAATGACATCACAGCAGCTCGGCTGCCACCGCTTCACCATTCCCCTGCTAAGCTATTATCCATAGAGGAATCCATAGCAATTCAGATACAGCAAAAAGAAGCATATGAG gAAATGCAAGCCAAGCTTGCAGCACAGAAGCTTGCAGAgagattaaatataaaaatgctcAGGTTTGAACCAGAGGGGGAGGCCTCGATGCAATACAGAGAAGTGAGAGatgaagattatttttcagcagaggACTGA